The genomic region GCGCTCGAGGCCAGCAACGAAGGGGGAAACCCGTTTCTCGATGAGCAGCTGGCTCTGTGCAGCGTGGAGTTCCTCGCCGATAGCGAGGTGCGCTCCGAGCAGGCTATCGAGGCCGGCTGGGATATGGTGATCGTCGACGAGGCCCACCACCTGGAGTGGAGTCCCGAGCAGGCGAGCCCGGAATACGCGCTCGTCGAATCGCTGGGCAGCCGCAGCCAAGGCCTGCTGCTGTTGACGGCCACGCCAACCCAGCTCGGCTTGGCTGGCCACTTCGCCCGGCTGCGTCTGCTCGATCCGGATCGCTATTCGGATCTGGCGTCCTTCGAACAGGAGATGGCGGGGTTTGAAACGGTCGCCACGATCGCCGGCAAGGTCATCGACCAGGAGAAGCTCGACAAGGAGGACGCCGCGGCATTGCAGGAGATCTTCCGGCGCGATCCGGCCGGATTGGCGAAGCGCTTGTCCGACTTGAAGGCCGGCAAGCGGGGCTCTCGGGAGTCGCTGCTGAAGGCCCTGCTCGACGAGCATGGCACCGGTCGGGTGGTCTTTCGAAACACGCGCGCCGCCATGACCGGTTTTCCGAAGCGTCAGTATTGTCCGGCTCCTTTGGAGTCGGGTGAAAATCAAGCGCTGCTCGAGCATCTCGCCAAGGAGCTGGCGGTGGAAGCCAGCGGCGACGAGAGCGGCATACGCTACAACTTCAAAGGCGATCCCCGCATCGAGTGGCTTGTATCCTTTTTGCGGGCGCGCAAGGACGTGAAGGTCCTGCTGATCTGCAAGACGCGACTGAAGGCCATGGCGGTGGAATCGGCCCTGCGCGAGTCGCTCAATGTGAAGATCGCCCTCTTTCACGAGGAGCTGCAGCTGGTGCAGCGCGACCGCAACGCGGCTTGGTTCGCCGAGCCGGATGGGGCTCAGATCCTCATCTGCTCGGAGATCGGTAGCGAGGGCCGCAACTTCCAGTTCGCCCATCACCTGGTGCTTTTCGACCTGCCGATCAACCCCGGCCTGCTGGAGCAGCGAATCGGCCGCCTAGATCGTATTGGTCAAACCAGTACGATTCAGATCCATGTTCCCTACGTGGTAGGTTCGGCGCAGGAATGGGTCGCGGAGTGGATCCACCAAGGGCTTGATGGCTTCGAAACCTGCGTGCACGGGGGGAGCGAGTACTTGCAGGCGTTTGGCGAACGGGTGGTGTCGTTGGCTATCGAATACGGAAGGACAAGGAAGAAGAATCGCGACAAGCTGGAAGCCTTCATCGAGGAGACGGAAGCGTTTCGCGAAAAGCTCTCGGCTCGATTGAGGAAAGGTCGCGATCGATTGCTAGAGCTGAACTCCTTCGACAAGAACGTGGCGAGTGACGTGATTTCTCGGATACGCAAAGCTGAGAGCGATTCGAACCTGAAGGAGTTTCTCTACGAGCTGCTGGAGTTTTACGGCGTGCGTGTCGACGAGCAGGAAGGGGGGGATGTCGCTCTTGATCCCTCGCACGCCTTCGTGGAGGCGTTTCCCTCGCTCCCGGCCGACGGGGCTCTTGCTACCTTCGATCGGAGCCGAGCCATCGCCCGCGAGGACATGATGTTCGTTTCTCCCGATCATTCGCTGGTTTTCGACGCGATCGACTTGCTGACGAATTCGGAGAAGGGCGTGAGCTCGTTTTGTATCTACGAAAGCTATACGCCAGGCTTGAGTCTGGAGCTGATCTTCGTGCTGGAAACGGTGGCCCTTTCGAAGCTGCATGTGGACCGGTTTCTTTCTCCCACGCCAGTGCGTGTGGTGGTCGGCATTCGGGGCGATGATCTGACCGGCGAGCGCGACATGGCTTGGGCCGAGGCCCATCTTGAAGACGGGGACATCAATCGTTTTCTGGAACGGCCGGGTTTCAATCGAGAGTTCCTCGAGGCCATGGTCGGCGGAGCGGAGGAGATCGCGGAAAAGCACGCCAAGCGCCTGAAAGCCGCCGCTAAGGCCGCCGCCAAGAAACGGCTCGGCGACGAGCTGCAGCGCCTGCGCGATTTGCAGAAGATCAACGACAACGTGCGTCTGGAGGAAGTGCAGACCGCTGCGAAAGAGCTGTCAGGCGTGCTGGGCGCTATTGAGGAAGCCCGACTCCGTCTGGATTCGCTGCGCCTGGTGGTCGAGGGCGAGGTGGAGGATCTGAAACCGCTCTAGAGACTGGGAACTGCGTTTCACCTTAAGCAACTTCTGGGTATGATATTGCAAGTTAGGTGTTTGCAGCGATGAGCTTGTCGCGCTAGAGTCTTGATTTTCCGCTTTTCCTGCATTGTGGAGGGCGGCCTCTCTAGTTGAAACGGATCATGAAGAAGATCGTACTGATAGGTGATCAGGTGTGTTCGGACTACACCCTGGTGTTGCGAAATATCCTCAATGGGAAAGTCGAGCTTTGGGGCACGGATCTAGCGGTGGGCTCCACGGTGGGAGCCCTTGCTGGCTTGCGCGAGTGGGTGCTCAAGTGGCAGCCGGACTACGTGCTCATCCAGACGGGCATTCTCGATACGCGGCAGATCTGCTTCGGTGACAAGGAGCGCGTGCTTCCGCTGAAGTCCTTCGAGCGAAACGTCAGCGCCATCCTGCGCGTCATCCTGGAGCGCAGCACCTCGGTGCCGATCTGGGTGACCACCACGCCAGTGGACGTGCGCCGGGTGGAATCGCAGGAGGAGTTCGGCTACGACAACGAGACCATCTCGCTCTACAACGAGGAGGCCAAGGCGGTGGCCCGGCGTCTGGGCGTGGAGGTGCTGGACCTCTACGGCATCGTCAAAGCGGCCTCGCGAGCGGACTCCTGGCGCCCGGCGGGCATTTGTTTCGACGAGCGCGCCAGCGATTTCATCGCGGAAACCGTAGCCCAGAAGCTGCGCTCGTTTTGCGATCTGGACTAGGTCGAAAAAGGTTAAGAAGCCTAGGGTTTCTGTCGATGCCTTGAGAGACCTTTGAAGTCAAAATGACACCTCATCAAAGCCTATTGAAACCCGCTCTCCTCGAAGAGCTGAGCAACGGGCACTATCGTTTGCTCAATGCCGAGAATCCCCAGGATCTCGTTTCCGATATCGAGTTCAACAACCGGAAAGCCGCCCGAAATTGGGCCAGAAGCAGAGGTTTCGTGCTGGAGAGTCCCTCTCTTAACGATGCCGATGTGAGCGGTTTAAACTGAAACTCCTCTCGTCCTCACCGTTCGCTGCGTCCGGCTTTCCTTGCATGGAGTCGGGCGTTTTTTTTGTGCGGCTCTCGTCAAAGCTGAGGCGCGAGCGTGTCCGGTCGTAGCCCGGAGCTGCAGCCCGGAGCTGCGTCGCAAGCGCTAGACGGCTGCCTGGAGGCGGGCGGCGAAACGTCAAAAAGCTCTCAAAATGAGCGATTTCCTCTATTGTTAAGTTGCGGGAATTCGCTATGATGCTGAGCGAATGTCCTTTGAGAGCGCCGTCCCCTTGAATCGATTTGCCTATCCGCAGTCCAGCGGAGGCGAAAGCGTGGCCGCGTCGCAACCGCCCAAGTCAAACCGCGTTTCCGCTTCGCCGCGGCAGTCGGTGAACATTTCGGAGGAAACCATGATGCGTCTGGCCCGCTCGAAGCTCGCGCGAGCCATGACGCGCAAGCTGGCCTACAACCAGCAAGGAGCCATCGAAAGCCGGCTGCCCGCCGGTTCCCAGTTCTCCGCCAGAGCGTGAGGACATGGCGAGCGGGGGGATTCGCATCCTTGCTCGAAGCGAAAAACGGGCCCTGTTTCTTCCCGAGGGCGCGGGATGTTTGAGTTTGTGCTCGTAGGGCGAGTCGTTTTGAGTTCACGGCGAAATCTCCCTTTTCCTCATGGATATCAATAGCCTGCTCTATTCTCTGGGCCTGTCTGGTTTTTTCGCCTCCCGCGCCTTTCTCCCCGCATTCGCCTCGGCTCTGGTGGCCAAGTACGGAAGCTCGCTGCCGTTTTTAGGCGACATCGAGTTTCTGCAGAAAATGTCCGACGCTCCGCATTGGTTCACCAACCCCATGGTAGTCTGGGGATTGGGCATCCTAGCTGCCGTCGAGCTGATTGGCGAGAAGTCGCCCGACGTGCGGCAGATCATGGACGAGGGCATGACCTACGTAAAACCGGCCCTGTCCGCCGCCACCAGTTTCGGGCTTCTCAGCGCCACGGACGTGGAGGCGGTCAACGAAGTGATCTCTCACGCCGGGATCCTCGATACGATCCCCGCTTTGATATCGGCGGGAGCCACCTATTTTCTGGCGAGCACGCGTCAGGGAGTGGTGGAGATTCTCAACGATGCGGACGAGGACGACACCTTGGGAATCCGCGGCTTCATCAGCTGGTGCGAGGAGTTTTGGGCCTTGTTCGGCGTCTGGATTCTTATCGCCCTGCCGGTGGTGGTGGTGGCCTTGCTCGGTTTCGTCTACGGCGTGCTTTGGATGATCCGCAAGCGTCACGAGAGCAAGATGGAAGCGGCCAAGATCGAATGCCCCTCCTGCCAGACCCGTATCCATCCCTTTGCTACGGCGTGCTATTCCTGTGGCCATGTTCAGGAACGTCCGAAGAAGCTGAGTTTCCTTGGGGGCATTCAGGAGGAAACGGAAAGCGATCCGGTCGCCCAGAAGGTCAGGCTGCTCGAATTGCGTCGATCCCCGCTGTCCGGCGATCGAGCGGAAGAAAAAGGTGTCGATGCCAAATGCGAGACGGATGGCGTGACGCTTCTTGGCGACAAGGAGCTAACCGGCAAGTACTTGGAGAGGGTCGACGCTCGGCTGTTCCCGGTCATGCTGTTCGGAGCCCTGTTCAGCCTGATACCCGGTTTGGGGCTGATCATTGGCGTCATCTACTACCGTTTCCAACTCGTCGCTCCGTATCGCCGCTACCTTCCGTGGAAGAGGGGCTTCGTGGTCAGGTGGCTGATCCGCTTGGTTTTCATCTTGCTGGTGATTCTGCAGTTCGTGCCGGTAGTCGGAGCGGCGGCAGTGCCTCTGATGGCATTTATCAATCACCGCTTCTATCGTTCAGCCTTCCGTTCGGAGCTGCTGAAAAAAGGCATGCTGCCAGCTTAGAGAAACGGGACGGCGCTAGCTTGCCTTAGCTGGCGAGGGCGCCGCTGATCTGGTAGGCCGAAGCGATCCGCTTGGCGATGCCGGCGCCAGGCCCGCCAGTCGGGTTGGCTTGACCGGCGCTCGTCGCGGCGCCGAGCTGGCGAATGTCGCTTATATCGCTTTCGCTGTCAAAGGACGCGGCAGCTCCAGCGGGCTGCTGCTCGCCTTGCTCGCTAGCCTTGGCGTTTTTCTTCTGCGTCGCCTGCTGCTCCATTGACGAAGCGGCGGAAGCCACCTTCAAATCCTGACCTGAAGGATCGGCAGGAGCCAGGGCCGCGGATCGGATGGCTTGGGCCTTGCGAATGGTTTCCTCCGGAGTGCGTCCGGGAGAGGTGTCGATTTTTACGTTTCCCCCGATGGCGTAGTTCTTTCCATCCGGGCCAAGCTGGTAGACGTAGTTCGGACCGCCCATGGCGAGACTGCCAGCGGCCGCCATGTGGGCCTGCTCATGGGCGCGGACCTCGGCATCGCGAGCTTTCAAATCCTCGACCTGCTTCTGCTCGTCCGGCGTGAGTTTCTTGGCGCCGGCTCCCTTTGATTCGGAGGCGGCTCCTTGGGCGTCTTTTTCCTTCTCCCCGTAGAGCCCCGTTTGGGCGCGACCCTTTTCCTGCCGCGGGTCCAAGGTCTGCGAAGACCCTTGGCCGTAGCGGCCGTTCGTCCCGAAATGGGCGACGGAAGCGTTGGAGACGGATGCGATCATGGTGCGAGGAAGCGTTAGCGTTCCATCTCAAAGATCGGCATCCCCGCGAAAACCTTAAATTTGCGCCCCGAAAACCGCTCCAACGCCACGCTGCGCAACTATTATTTGTAACGTTGCAGATATTGGTTGCGCCAGAGGCGGGCGCGAGAGAGGAGCGATGGAGGGGGAGGGCTGTAAAATTGCAGAGCCGCCGGGCGGACCCGACGGCTCTGGTTTCAATTGGGATGTTAGTCCCGGTTATTTTCTTTTTTAAGTCTACCTCACCGATCCCTTACGCGTGTGAGCGTTTCCCTTGCGAGCCTCGCTTCGAAGCGATGCTCCCTGCGCCTTGTTCAAGCTTCGCCATGAAGGCCAGCGCAGCGACGACCGCGAAGCTAGCGGTCAAGATCTTGGATCCCGTGTAGAGAGCCAAGAGGCCGAGCAACGCGAAAAGGGCGATGACGGCAGCTATCATTATGTTTCTGGTGTAGTGTAGGTTCATTTTGTCTGTCAGTGTTGCTGACGTGAGAATACTATCATAAGGCATTTATAAGTTGAAATACTTAATACTTATGCAAACCATAGGAAACGACTATGGAATTGCATCAGCTAAAGTACTTTCTAGCGGTGGCGGAGGAGGGAAACTTCACGCGAGCGGCGGAGAAGTGTTTCGTTTCCCAGCCCTCGTTGAGCGCTCAGATCATCAAGCTGGAGGGCGAGCTGGGGCAGAAGCTTTTCAATCGGCTCGGTCGAAAGGCGGAGCTGACGCAGGCGGGCCGCTTTCTGGAGTCGCGGGCCCGCACCATTCTGATGGAGGTGGAGAACGCCCAGCGTCAGATCAAGGAGAGCGCCGAGGAGATCACTGGAGTGGTGAAAGTGGGGGTGACGCCTTCGGTGACGCCCTATCTGATCCCGCCTGCCTTATCGATCTGTCGAGAGCGCTATCCGAAGCTTCAGATCCACATTCAGGAGAACTTGCGACGGCGGCTGATCGACGAAGTGGTGCAGGGGCATCTCGAGGTGGCGATCAGTTCCTATACGGGAGACACGCCGATCATCGATGCGGAGCCGCTCTTGCAGGAGGCTTTGGTGCTAGCGGTTTCGGCCAAGCACCCGCTGGCCTCGCAGAAGGAAGCGATTTCCATCAACGATTTCAAGGACGAGCCATTGGTGCTGCTCGGTGAGTCGGCTACGCTGGGCGACAAGGTTTTCGACTTCTTCGATAGAATGAAGATCGAGCCCAAGGTGGTGGCGCTCTGCTCGCAGGTGCGTTCCTTGAAGGAATTGGTGAACTTGGGAATCGGGGTGGCGATCCTCCCGGAAATGGCGATCGATGAGACGCAGCCGTTCAACATCGTCTACCGCTCGCTGGTATCGGCCCGCATGAGCCGCTTGCTCTTCGCCCTGACCCATGCTCGACGCTATCTGAGTCCAGGGGCGCGTGTATTCATCGATCTGGTACGCGAGGTGGCGTACGATCGGGGGAAGTAGGCAAAGAAAAAGCGACGGTGGTGAAACCGTCGCTTGAAAAGGTTCTGTAGGTCGCCGCGTTGAGGCGACTGTTTCTGGCGGGTCGGCGCCCCGCCCTACAGGGGGTGGCTTACGCTTTGACGAATTTGGTCCATTTGGCCTTCGCCTTGGAGGACTTCACCGCCGTTTCGATAAACGCCATGCCTTCCACGCCGTCTTCGATGTTGGGGAAGTCGAGGTTCTTGGGCATCTTTTTGCCGTGCACTTCCGCGTCGATGGCCTTGGCGGCCGCCATGTAGATATTGGCGAAGGCTTCGATGAAGGCTTCGGGATGGCCGAAGGGTAGGCGGGTGTTGTCCTGGGCGGCCTTGGAGAGGTAGTCGTTTCCGCGGCGGAGGATCTGGCGAGGCTTGTCAGGATATTTCACTACAAGCTCGTTCGGATGCTCCTGATGCCATTCGAGGGATGCCTTTTCGCCGTAGATGCGGATGTTCAGGTTGTTTTCCTCGCCGCCGGAAATTTGCGAAGCGTGCAGGATGCCGCGGGCTCCATTGTCGTAGTGCACGAGGATGTTGCCATCGTCTTCCAGCAAGCGGCCGGGAACGAAGGTGGTGAAGTCGGCGCAGAGTTCGGTGATCTTCAAGTCGGTGATGTAGCGAGCAAGGTTTTCGGCGTGTGTACCGATATCTCCAATACAGCAGGACGAGCCGGCCCGCTTGGGATCGGTACGCCAGGCGGCTTGCTTCTGGTCTTCCTTTTCGAGGGCGGAAAGAAGCCAGCCCTGCGGGTACTCGACCACGATCTTGAGAATCTTGCCCAGCTTGTTCTTCTTCACCAATTCGCGGGCTTCCTTCACCATCGGATAGCCGGTGTAGTTGTGGGTGAGGGCGAAGACTTTTCCGGACTTCTTGACGATGGCGCGCAGCTTTTTGGCCTCGGCGAGGGTCAGGGTCATGGGCTTGTCGCAGATGACGTTGAAGCCCGCTTCGAGGAAGGTCTTGGCCACGTCGAAGTGCATGAAGTTCGGGGTGACGATGGAAACGAAGTCGATGCGCTCGTCGGCTGGGAGGGCGGCTTCCGTTTCCGCCATTTCCTTGTAGCTGCCGTAGCAGCGTGCGGGATCGATGTAGAGCTCCTTACCGGAGGCTTTGGAGCGTTTGGCATCGGAGGAGAAGGCTCCGGCGACCAGTTCGATCTGTCCGTCGAGGTTTGCGGCCGCGCGGTGAACGGCGCCGATGAAAGCGCCTTGTCCGCCGCCGACCATGCCCATGCGTAGTTTTCTTTTCATTACAAAATCTTTGGGTACTGGGTGTTTGGTTTTGGGTGATGGGGAGAGCGCGTGCCGGGGACGTCACGCGCCACCGTTGCTATTGCTTTTCCTTGTCGAAGGCGGCGTCGAAGGCCACGTTGCTGCTGGGGAAGTCGCAGGCGCGCACGAAATCCGATGCTTCGCTGGCGCCGTGTACGCGGTCCATGCGGATGTCTTCCCATTCCACGGAGAGCGGACCCGCGTAGCCGATGTCGTTGAGGGCGACGATGATTTCCTCGAAGTTGATATCGCCGTGGCCGAGGGAGCGGAAGTCCCAGTAGCGCTTGGGATCGCCGAAATTGGTGTGTCCGCCGAAAACGCCTACCGAGCCGTCGCCGTGGCCCCACCAGACGTCCTTCATGTGCACGTGGTAAATGCGATCCGAGAATTCGCGAATGAAGCGCACGTAGTCCACGCCCTGGTATCCGAGGTGGGATGGGTCGTAGTTGAAGCCGAAACGCTTGTGTCCCTTGACCGCTTTGATGGCGCGGCGCGCCGAGGCGGTGTCGAAGGCGATTTCGGTGGGGTGAACCTCGAGAGCGAAATTCACGTTCACCTTGTCGAAGGCGTCCAGGATAGGGATGAAACGCTTGGCGAAGTCGGCGAAGCCTTTGTCCAGGAAGGCCTGATCGGTGGGTGGGAAGGCGTAGAGGGCGTGCCAGATGGAGGAGCCGGTGAAGCCGTTGACCACCGCGGGAAAGTCGTCGGTCTTGCCTCGGCCCGGCTTGCAGTCGAAGAACTTGCGAGCGGCTTTGGCGGTAAGGATGAGGTTTTTCGCGGCGCGTTTGCGAACGCCTTCGGGATCGCCGTCGCCCCAGATCTCGGGGGAAAGAATGGCCTTGTGGCGCTCGTCGATGTTGTCGCAGACCGCTTGGCCGACGAGGTGGTTGGAAACGGCGTAGCAAGTGAGGCCGTTTTCCTCGAGCAGTTCCCAGAGCTCCTGGCAGTATTTCTTGCTCTTGGCGGCTTGGGCCACGTCGAAGTGGTCGCCCCAGCAGGCGAGCTCGATGCCGTCGTAGCCCATTTTCTTAGCGAGCGGGGCTAGTTCAGCGATTGGCAGATCGGCCCATTGGCCGGTGAATAGTGTGACGGGTCTCGGCATAGCTATGCTTTGGCTATCGGTTTTGGGGATGATTCGGCTCGCAGCGAGCGAGCTGGTTTAGGGTTAAATCAATGAAAGAGGGATTAAAGCCCGCGAAAGGCGGGAGGCAATGAGAAAGGCGATCTTCTGCTGGCTTGCATAGGAATCGAAACGGCATGGGGCGATGAATTGAAAAACTGGATACGCGGCGTCGCTGCGCGGGGGCGATGGCTCAATCGTAGAACCAGTAGCGTCGGCTATCGATCTGGAACTGCTTGGCCTGTCGTTGCCAGAGCATGACGTAGCCTTCCACGTTGGCCCACTCGCCTTTTGTGGCGAGGTGGTCCCACCAGCTGCTGGAGCCGACGTGCTTGTTGAAGAGGTTGGCGGTGGA from Pelagicoccus sp. SDUM812003 harbors:
- the rapA gene encoding RNA polymerase-associated protein RapA — protein: MDKYTVGQRFVSEPEPELGLGMVSEVDGYRVSISFPSSGEQRIYAAGTPVLKRVVYRAGERVNTRDGASFTVETVQEVDGLLVYTGENGSAREDQLSEAGGFSHPQDRLMGGQVDGREVFELRYRALKTQNALRSSDLRGFFGGRVDLIPHQYYILKEVSERQLPRVLLSDEVGLGKTIEACLILQRLRSVGRASRVLILVPEPLVHQWFVELLRRFNLWFSIFDETRCQALEASNEGGNPFLDEQLALCSVEFLADSEVRSEQAIEAGWDMVIVDEAHHLEWSPEQASPEYALVESLGSRSQGLLLLTATPTQLGLAGHFARLRLLDPDRYSDLASFEQEMAGFETVATIAGKVIDQEKLDKEDAAALQEIFRRDPAGLAKRLSDLKAGKRGSRESLLKALLDEHGTGRVVFRNTRAAMTGFPKRQYCPAPLESGENQALLEHLAKELAVEASGDESGIRYNFKGDPRIEWLVSFLRARKDVKVLLICKTRLKAMAVESALRESLNVKIALFHEELQLVQRDRNAAWFAEPDGAQILICSEIGSEGRNFQFAHHLVLFDLPINPGLLEQRIGRLDRIGQTSTIQIHVPYVVGSAQEWVAEWIHQGLDGFETCVHGGSEYLQAFGERVVSLAIEYGRTRKKNRDKLEAFIEETEAFREKLSARLRKGRDRLLELNSFDKNVASDVISRIRKAESDSNLKEFLYELLEFYGVRVDEQEGGDVALDPSHAFVEAFPSLPADGALATFDRSRAIAREDMMFVSPDHSLVFDAIDLLTNSEKGVSSFCIYESYTPGLSLELIFVLETVALSKLHVDRFLSPTPVRVVVGIRGDDLTGERDMAWAEAHLEDGDINRFLERPGFNREFLEAMVGGAEEIAEKHAKRLKAAAKAAAKKRLGDELQRLRDLQKINDNVRLEEVQTAAKELSGVLGAIEEARLRLDSLRLVVEGEVEDLKPL
- a CDS encoding SGNH/GDSL hydrolase family protein; amino-acid sequence: MKKIVLIGDQVCSDYTLVLRNILNGKVELWGTDLAVGSTVGALAGLREWVLKWQPDYVLIQTGILDTRQICFGDKERVLPLKSFERNVSAILRVILERSTSVPIWVTTTPVDVRRVESQEEFGYDNETISLYNEEAKAVARRLGVEVLDLYGIVKAASRADSWRPAGICFDERASDFIAETVAQKLRSFCDLD
- a CDS encoding DUF4126 family protein; this encodes MDINSLLYSLGLSGFFASRAFLPAFASALVAKYGSSLPFLGDIEFLQKMSDAPHWFTNPMVVWGLGILAAVELIGEKSPDVRQIMDEGMTYVKPALSAATSFGLLSATDVEAVNEVISHAGILDTIPALISAGATYFLASTRQGVVEILNDADEDDTLGIRGFISWCEEFWALFGVWILIALPVVVVALLGFVYGVLWMIRKRHESKMEAAKIECPSCQTRIHPFATACYSCGHVQERPKKLSFLGGIQEETESDPVAQKVRLLELRRSPLSGDRAEEKGVDAKCETDGVTLLGDKELTGKYLERVDARLFPVMLFGALFSLIPGLGLIIGVIYYRFQLVAPYRRYLPWKRGFVVRWLIRLVFILLVILQFVPVVGAAAVPLMAFINHRFYRSAFRSELLKKGMLPA
- a CDS encoding putative metalloprotease CJM1_0395 family protein; the encoded protein is MIASVSNASVAHFGTNGRYGQGSSQTLDPRQEKGRAQTGLYGEKEKDAQGAASESKGAGAKKLTPDEQKQVEDLKARDAEVRAHEQAHMAAAGSLAMGGPNYVYQLGPDGKNYAIGGNVKIDTSPGRTPEETIRKAQAIRSAALAPADPSGQDLKVASAASSMEQQATQKKNAKASEQGEQQPAGAAASFDSESDISDIRQLGAATSAGQANPTGGPGAGIAKRIASAYQISGALAS
- a CDS encoding LysR family transcriptional regulator, producing MELHQLKYFLAVAEEGNFTRAAEKCFVSQPSLSAQIIKLEGELGQKLFNRLGRKAELTQAGRFLESRARTILMEVENAQRQIKESAEEITGVVKVGVTPSVTPYLIPPALSICRERYPKLQIHIQENLRRRLIDEVVQGHLEVAISSYTGDTPIIDAEPLLQEALVLAVSAKHPLASQKEAISINDFKDEPLVLLGESATLGDKVFDFFDRMKIEPKVVALCSQVRSLKELVNLGIGVAILPEMAIDETQPFNIVYRSLVSARMSRLLFALTHARRYLSPGARVFIDLVREVAYDRGK
- a CDS encoding Gfo/Idh/MocA family oxidoreductase: MKRKLRMGMVGGGQGAFIGAVHRAAANLDGQIELVAGAFSSDAKRSKASGKELYIDPARCYGSYKEMAETEAALPADERIDFVSIVTPNFMHFDVAKTFLEAGFNVICDKPMTLTLAEAKKLRAIVKKSGKVFALTHNYTGYPMVKEARELVKKNKLGKILKIVVEYPQGWLLSALEKEDQKQAAWRTDPKRAGSSCCIGDIGTHAENLARYITDLKITELCADFTTFVPGRLLEDDGNILVHYDNGARGILHASQISGGEENNLNIRIYGEKASLEWHQEHPNELVVKYPDKPRQILRRGNDYLSKAAQDNTRLPFGHPEAFIEAFANIYMAAAKAIDAEVHGKKMPKNLDFPNIEDGVEGMAFIETAVKSSKAKAKWTKFVKA
- a CDS encoding sugar phosphate isomerase/epimerase, with product MPRPVTLFTGQWADLPIAELAPLAKKMGYDGIELACWGDHFDVAQAAKSKKYCQELWELLEENGLTCYAVSNHLVGQAVCDNIDERHKAILSPEIWGDGDPEGVRKRAAKNLILTAKAARKFFDCKPGRGKTDDFPAVVNGFTGSSIWHALYAFPPTDQAFLDKGFADFAKRFIPILDAFDKVNVNFALEVHPTEIAFDTASARRAIKAVKGHKRFGFNYDPSHLGYQGVDYVRFIREFSDRIYHVHMKDVWWGHGDGSVGVFGGHTNFGDPKRYWDFRSLGHGDINFEEIIVALNDIGYAGPLSVEWEDIRMDRVHGASEASDFVRACDFPSSNVAFDAAFDKEKQ